Proteins encoded in a region of the Rickettsiales bacterium genome:
- the purH gene encoding bifunctional phosphoribosylaminoimidazolecarboxamide formyltransferase/IMP cyclohydrolase: MTIKRALLSVSDKTNLVPFAKALADKNITLLSTGGTAKALRTAGLEVTDVSSVTDFPEIMDGRVKTLHPKIHGGILANRDKTEHLAAMDKHGITGIDLVVLNLYPFEATVARGADYAETVENIDIGGPAMLRASAKNHAHVTIVTDPVDYDTVLAELDTNNGATTLEFRKTLALKAFSLTAHYDSAISKWLAKSQDTQFPARFSQSAQLESVLRYGENPHQNAALYKTDAKPGTLAGAKQLQGKALSYNNLNDTDAAWALANEFSEPCVAIIKHANPCGVALGSNIVEAFHKALACDPTSAYGGIIATNQPLTAEFVEAMGKLFAEVVIAPSVEPAAADALTKKKNLRLLDAGGLLPKDSKPLLTTQISGGILLQDTDSKRISESDLTIVSAAQPEVAQLEDLLFAFRICKHVKSNAIVIVRDGATVGIGAGQMSRVDSVRIACWKAGEAGLSTKGAVLASDAFFPFDDNVHRAADAGIAALVQPGGSIRDNEVIAAADKHGMVMVTTGIRHFRH; this comes from the coding sequence ATGACTATTAAACGCGCGCTGCTTTCTGTTTCTGACAAAACAAACCTCGTGCCTTTTGCGAAAGCATTGGCCGATAAAAATATCACTCTCCTTTCCACGGGCGGCACGGCCAAAGCCTTACGCACCGCCGGGTTGGAAGTAACCGATGTTTCTTCTGTGACCGATTTCCCCGAGATTATGGATGGCCGCGTCAAAACGCTTCACCCGAAAATCCACGGCGGTATCCTTGCTAACCGCGATAAAACAGAACATCTAGCCGCAATGGATAAGCATGGCATTACCGGCATCGATCTCGTCGTGCTGAACCTCTACCCCTTTGAAGCAACCGTCGCTCGTGGCGCGGATTACGCCGAAACGGTTGAGAATATCGATATTGGCGGCCCTGCTATGTTGCGCGCCTCTGCCAAGAACCATGCGCATGTGACCATCGTCACGGATCCAGTGGATTACGATACGGTACTCGCGGAACTAGACACCAATAATGGCGCAACCACATTAGAGTTCCGCAAAACCCTCGCATTGAAGGCATTTTCACTCACCGCGCATTACGATTCTGCCATTTCTAAATGGTTGGCGAAAAGCCAAGATACGCAGTTTCCTGCACGTTTCAGCCAATCGGCACAACTTGAGTCTGTTCTTCGCTATGGCGAAAACCCGCACCAAAATGCGGCGCTTTATAAAACGGATGCTAAACCCGGTACCCTCGCTGGCGCGAAGCAACTTCAGGGCAAAGCGCTTAGCTATAATAATCTGAACGATACCGATGCCGCTTGGGCGCTGGCTAACGAATTTAGCGAACCCTGTGTCGCGATCATCAAACACGCCAACCCGTGCGGCGTCGCACTTGGCTCTAACATTGTAGAGGCCTTCCATAAGGCACTCGCATGCGACCCAACATCGGCTTATGGTGGCATTATTGCAACCAACCAGCCGCTCACGGCAGAATTTGTCGAAGCGATGGGCAAGCTCTTCGCCGAAGTTGTGATCGCACCTTCTGTTGAGCCAGCAGCAGCCGATGCGCTAACAAAGAAAAAGAATCTCCGCTTGCTCGATGCCGGTGGCTTGCTTCCGAAAGATTCTAAGCCCCTGCTAACGACGCAAATTTCAGGGGGAATTCTACTGCAAGATACTGACTCAAAGCGTATTAGCGAGTCTGACCTTACCATCGTTTCAGCAGCACAGCCCGAAGTAGCGCAGCTAGAAGACCTACTCTTCGCCTTCCGTATTTGTAAACATGTGAAATCCAACGCAATCGTAATCGTACGTGACGGCGCAACGGTTGGCATTGGCGCCGGTCAAATGAGCCGTGTCGATTCTGTTCGCATCGCGTGCTGGAAAGCCGGTGAGGCCGGTCTATCAACCAAAGGCGCCGTACTCGCCTCCGATGCCTTCTTCCCCTTCGATGATAATGTCCACCGCGCCGCCGATGCAGGCATTGCCGCGCTGGTTCAGCCTGGCGGGTCGATTCGTGATAATGAGGTGATCGCCGCTGCAGATAAGCATGGCATGGTGATGGTTACGACGGGTATTCGTCACTTTAGGCATTAA